Proteins from one Calditrichota bacterium genomic window:
- the tuf gene encoding elongation factor Tu yields the protein MAKEKFDRSKPHVNIGTIGHVDHGKTTLTAAITLVLAKRGLSEERSFDSIDNAPEERERGITIATAHVEYTTENRHYAHVDCPGHADYVKNMITGAAQMDGAILVVSAADGPMPQTREHVLLARQVNVPYIVVYMNKVDQVDDPELLELVELELRELLSSYEFPGDDLPVVMGSALNALNAPNDEEATKSIVDLMAAVDDYIPTPDRDVDKPFIMPVEDVFSITGRGTVGTGRIERGVINVGDEVEMIGLGVNRKVVDTGVEMFRKLLDRGEAGDNVGLLLRGVDKEEIERGMVLAKTGSITPHTKFKGEMYVLKKEEGGRHTPFFDGYRPQFYFRTTDVTGSIKLPDGVEMVMPGDNISVEIELGKEIAMEKELRFAIREGGRTVGAGVVSEIIE from the coding sequence ATGGCTAAAGAGAAATTTGACCGGAGCAAGCCGCACGTAAATATCGGAACAATTGGTCACGTAGATCATGGTAAAACAACTTTGACAGCCGCCATCACATTGGTTTTGGCTAAAAGAGGTTTGTCCGAAGAGCGTAGTTTTGACAGTATTGACAATGCTCCTGAAGAGCGCGAGCGTGGTATTACCATCGCAACCGCACACGTAGAATACACAACAGAAAACAGGCACTATGCCCACGTAGATTGTCCGGGTCATGCGGATTATGTAAAAAACATGATCACGGGTGCTGCACAGATGGATGGTGCAATTTTAGTAGTAAGCGCAGCTGACGGCCCAATGCCTCAGACACGCGAACACGTTTTATTGGCACGCCAGGTAAACGTACCTTATATCGTAGTATATATGAACAAAGTTGATCAGGTTGATGATCCTGAGCTTCTTGAGCTTGTAGAGCTTGAGCTAAGAGAGCTTCTTTCTTCTTATGAATTTCCTGGTGACGATCTTCCCGTTGTTATGGGTAGCGCTTTAAATGCGTTGAATGCCCCGAATGATGAAGAAGCGACAAAATCAATCGTTGACCTTATGGCAGCGGTAGATGATTATATCCCGACACCGGACCGCGATGTTGACAAGCCTTTTATTATGCCCGTTGAAGATGTTTTCTCAATCACGGGCCGCGGAACAGTAGGTACCGGTCGTATTGAGCGTGGTGTTATTAATGTTGGTGATGAAGTTGAAATGATTGGCCTTGGTGTTAACCGTAAAGTAGTTGATACGGGCGTTGAGATGTTCCGTAAATTACTTGATCGTGGTGAAGCCGGTGATAACGTTGGTTTATTGCTTCGCGGTGTTGATAAGGAAGAGATTGAGCGTGGAATGGTTTTAGCTAAGACCGGTTCAATTACCCCGCACACCAAGTTTAAAGGTGAGATGTATGTATTGAAAAAAGAAGAAGGTGGTCGTCATACACCGTTTTTTGATGGATACCGTCCACAGTTTTATTTCCGTACAACAGATGTGACAGGTTCAATTAAGTTACCTGATGGCGTAGAGATGGTAATGCCTGGTGATAATATTAGTGTTGAGATAGAGCTTGGCAAAGAAATAGCGATGGAAAAAGAATTGCGTTTTGCGATTCGTGAAGGCGGCCGCACAGTAGGTGCCGGCGTTGTATCTGAAATAATTGAGTAA
- the rpoC gene encoding DNA-directed RNA polymerase subunit beta', giving the protein MHIKRSPNKFGKIIIGLASPNDILEQSFGEVTKPETINYRSFKPEKDGLFCEKIFGPVKDWECHCGKYKRIRYKGIICDRCGVEVTQKSVRRERMGHISLAVPVVHIWFFRSLPSKIGYLLNITPKELERIIYYESYVVVNPGKSDLKFKELINEEEYFNQIDAHGDANDELMDDDPDKFIAKIGGEGIHQLLKMIDVEDSAHQLRTAVKTETSEHKRLEALKRLKVVEAFRRKEQNTEYRNRPEWMVLDVIPVIPPELRPLVPLEGGRFATSDLNDLYRRVIIRNNRLKKLLEIKAPEVILRNEKRMLQESVDSLFDNSKRSAAMRSDGDRPLKSLSDMLKGKQGRFRQNLLGKRVDYSGRSVIVVGPELNLHECGLPKDMAIELFKPFIIRKLVERRYVKTVKSAKKLVERRGPEVWDILEEIIEDHPVLLNRAPTLHRLGIQAFQPVLIEGKAIRLHPLVCAAFNADFDGDQMAVHIPLSYEAQVETKLLMLASHNILSPSNGKPITVPSQDIVLGCYYLTKMLPGAEGENLIFSDSNEVICAYDAGKVSLHAKIKIRIKNEIVETTTGRVIFNQIVPDEIGFLNQILSKKTISEIIAATHRECGNKVTAEFLDNLKNLGFTYAMKSGASVGLSDIVIPKEKVEIVDESQEEVDEITAQYEQGFITDGERYNKIIDVWTRTTSMVAETMFTKLKTNRHGFNPLYMMSDSGARGSKEQIRQLAGMRGLMAKPQKSLTGSTGEIIENPITANFVEGLSVIEYFISTHGARKGLADTALKTADAGYLTRRLVDVAQDVIVTEGDCGTILGLDITDLKEGEEIIEPLSERVLGRVSAQDIINPETDEVICKRNQMIDERVEEVVNSTSIDSIRVRSELTCETRQGICAMCYGRNLASGDLVEVGEAVGVMAAQSIGEPGTQLTLRTFHIGGTAAHIATESNVESRATGVIKEINIKTVKNKAGELIVIGRNGKVEILDSDNRPEAVYNIPYGATINVKDKDKIKAGDILFEWDPYSSVIVADNAGKLQYKDLVKNHTFREEMDEQTGRKNLVVIESKNKNLNPSIHIQDKNDERVSQFIIPVKSLLQIKDGKKVDAGDIIVKIPREFGKSRDITGGLPRVAELFESRQPKERAVVSEIDGYVKFGTIKRGVRELIVESDMESKKYSASHGSHILVHENDFVEAGERLTDGAISPDDILSIKGPGKVQEYLVNEIQEVYRLQGVKINDKHIGVIVRQMLQKVRVKDSGDTKFLDGDQAHRSDFFVENVSMASKIVIEEAGDSLFRDGQLSDKKTVDAINRDLKKSKKNIVKYRPAKQASFNPLLLGITQAALTTKSFISAASFQETTQVLTDAATAGKEDALVGLKENVIMGHLIPAGTGLTRYNEMRMQVEQEEETEEPVEEAVIEETEKSE; this is encoded by the coding sequence TTGCATATAAAAAGAAGCCCTAACAAATTTGGTAAGATTATTATTGGTCTGGCATCCCCTAATGATATTTTAGAACAATCATTTGGTGAAGTTACAAAGCCGGAAACAATTAACTACCGATCTTTTAAGCCTGAAAAAGACGGCCTCTTTTGTGAAAAAATATTTGGCCCGGTTAAGGATTGGGAATGCCATTGTGGAAAATACAAACGTATCCGCTATAAAGGCATAATCTGTGACCGTTGCGGAGTTGAAGTTACACAAAAATCTGTACGTCGTGAACGGATGGGGCACATTTCTCTTGCTGTTCCGGTTGTACATATTTGGTTTTTCAGATCATTACCGTCAAAAATTGGTTATTTATTAAATATTACACCTAAAGAATTAGAGCGTATTATTTACTACGAAAGTTATGTTGTAGTAAATCCTGGAAAAAGTGATCTTAAGTTTAAAGAACTTATAAACGAAGAAGAATACTTTAACCAGATTGATGCTCATGGTGATGCAAATGACGAGTTAATGGATGATGATCCGGATAAATTTATTGCTAAAATTGGCGGCGAAGGTATCCATCAGCTATTAAAAATGATTGATGTTGAAGATAGTGCTCATCAATTAAGAACTGCTGTCAAAACAGAAACATCAGAACATAAACGTCTTGAAGCTTTAAAACGTTTAAAAGTTGTAGAAGCATTCCGAAGAAAAGAGCAAAATACAGAATACCGTAACCGCCCTGAATGGATGGTTCTTGATGTTATTCCTGTAATTCCACCTGAATTGCGTCCGCTTGTTCCATTAGAAGGCGGCCGATTTGCAACAAGTGATTTGAATGATCTTTACCGTAGGGTAATTATCCGTAATAACCGTTTGAAAAAGTTATTAGAGATAAAAGCACCCGAAGTAATTTTAAGAAACGAAAAACGCATGCTTCAGGAATCAGTCGATTCTCTTTTTGATAACTCTAAGAGATCTGCTGCAATGCGTTCCGATGGTGACAGACCTTTGAAATCCCTTTCAGATATGTTAAAAGGAAAGCAAGGCCGTTTCCGTCAGAACCTTCTTGGTAAGCGTGTTGATTATTCCGGTCGTTCAGTTATTGTTGTTGGACCAGAATTAAACTTACATGAATGCGGTTTGCCAAAAGATATGGCTATCGAATTATTTAAGCCATTTATCATTCGTAAATTAGTAGAACGCCGCTATGTTAAAACTGTAAAGAGTGCGAAAAAATTAGTAGAGCGCCGCGGACCTGAAGTATGGGATATTCTTGAAGAGATTATTGAAGACCATCCTGTATTATTGAACAGGGCACCTACTTTGCACAGATTAGGAATCCAGGCTTTTCAACCGGTTTTGATTGAAGGTAAAGCTATTCGCCTCCATCCTTTGGTATGTGCAGCGTTTAATGCTGACTTTGATGGCGATCAGATGGCTGTTCACATTCCTCTCTCATATGAGGCGCAAGTTGAAACTAAATTGTTAATGTTGGCAAGCCATAACATTCTTTCACCATCAAACGGAAAGCCAATTACAGTTCCCAGCCAGGATATTGTTTTAGGCTGTTATTATCTTACAAAAATGTTACCTGGAGCTGAGGGTGAAAATTTAATTTTTTCCGATTCGAATGAAGTTATTTGTGCTTATGATGCTGGTAAAGTTTCGCTTCATGCTAAAATTAAAATTCGTATAAAGAATGAAATTGTTGAAACCACAACAGGCCGGGTTATTTTTAACCAAATTGTACCGGACGAAATTGGATTTTTAAACCAGATTCTTTCCAAAAAAACTATATCAGAAATTATTGCTGCTACACATCGTGAATGTGGCAACAAGGTAACTGCAGAGTTTTTGGATAATCTTAAAAACCTTGGTTTTACTTATGCTATGAAATCAGGAGCATCTGTAGGGCTTTCTGACATTGTTATACCAAAAGAAAAAGTAGAGATTGTTGACGAATCCCAGGAAGAAGTTGATGAAATTACAGCTCAGTATGAGCAAGGTTTTATTACAGATGGTGAGCGTTATAATAAAATAATTGACGTTTGGACGCGTACAACATCAATGGTTGCTGAAACGATGTTTACCAAATTAAAAACAAACCGTCATGGGTTTAATCCTCTTTATATGATGTCTGATTCTGGAGCTCGTGGTAGTAAGGAGCAGATAAGACAGTTGGCCGGTATGCGTGGTTTGATGGCTAAACCACAGAAATCATTAACTGGTTCTACCGGTGAGATTATTGAAAACCCGATTACTGCAAACTTTGTTGAAGGGCTTTCAGTTATTGAGTATTTCATTTCTACACACGGTGCACGTAAAGGTTTAGCAGATACAGCACTAAAAACAGCTGATGCGGGTTATTTGACCAGACGTCTTGTTGACGTAGCCCAGGATGTAATTGTTACTGAAGGGGATTGTGGTACAATTTTAGGTTTAGATATAACTGACCTGAAAGAAGGTGAAGAAATAATTGAACCTCTCTCCGAACGTGTTTTAGGACGGGTTTCAGCACAGGATATTATTAATCCTGAAACCGACGAGGTTATCTGCAAAAGAAATCAAATGATTGATGAACGTGTTGAAGAAGTAGTTAATTCAACCAGTATTGATTCAATTCGCGTAAGATCTGAGCTGACATGCGAAACACGTCAGGGAATTTGTGCCATGTGTTATGGGCGTAACCTTGCTTCCGGTGACCTTGTTGAAGTTGGGGAAGCTGTTGGTGTTATGGCTGCACAAAGTATTGGTGAGCCGGGAACTCAGTTAACATTGCGTACTTTCCATATTGGTGGAACAGCAGCGCACATTGCGACAGAATCAAATGTTGAATCCAGGGCAACAGGTGTTATTAAAGAAATAAATATTAAGACAGTGAAAAACAAAGCTGGTGAGCTGATTGTAATCGGAAGAAATGGTAAAGTTGAAATACTTGATTCTGATAACAGGCCAGAAGCTGTTTACAATATCCCTTATGGTGCAACCATTAATGTTAAGGATAAGGATAAAATCAAAGCTGGTGATATTCTTTTCGAATGGGATCCATATTCGTCTGTTATTGTTGCTGATAATGCAGGGAAATTGCAGTACAAAGATTTAGTTAAGAATCATACTTTCCGTGAAGAAATGGATGAACAAACAGGACGTAAAAACCTTGTTGTGATCGAATCAAAAAATAAAAATCTCAACCCCTCAATTCATATTCAGGATAAAAATGATGAAAGGGTCAGTCAATTTATCATTCCTGTAAAATCTTTACTTCAGATAAAAGACGGAAAAAAAGTAGATGCGGGCGACATAATTGTTAAAATCCCAAGAGAATTTGGAAAATCAAGGGATATTACAGGCGGTCTTCCTCGTGTTGCCGAACTATTCGAATCACGTCAGCCAAAAGAAAGAGCCGTTGTAAGTGAAATTGATGGCTATGTAAAGTTTGGTACAATTAAACGAGGTGTTCGTGAGTTAATAGTTGAATCTGATATGGAATCCAAAAAATATTCAGCATCACACGGATCTCATATTTTAGTTCATGAAAATGACTTTGTTGAAGCAGGTGAAAGATTGACAGATGGTGCGATCTCACCTGATGATATTTTGAGTATCAAAGGTCCTGGTAAAGTTCAGGAATATTTGGTTAATGAAATTCAGGAAGTTTACCGTTTGCAAGGTGTAAAAATAAACGATAAACATATTGGTGTAATTGTTCGCCAGATGTTGCAAAAAGTACGGGTGAAGGATTCTGGAGATACCAAATTCCTCGATGGTGATCAGGCTCATCGATCAGACTTTTTTGTGGAAAATGTTAGCATGGCAAGTAAAATTGTTATTGAAGAAGCTGGAGATTCGCTTTTCAGGGATGGTCAGTTATCTGACAAAAAAACAGTTGATGCTATAAATAGAGATTTGAAAAAATCTAAAAAGAATATTGTAAAATACAGACCAGCAAAACAAGCAAGCTTTAATCCTTTGTTACTAGGAATTACACAAGCTGCGCTTACAACAAAGAGTTTTATTTCTGCAGCCTCATTCCAGGAAACAACTCAAGTACTAACCGATGCGGCTACAGCAGGAAAGGAAGATGCTCTTGTTGGTCTAAAAGAAAATGTTATCATGGGGCATTTAATTCCAGCGGGTACAGGATTGACTCGTTACAATGAAATGCGCATGCAAGTTGAACAGGAAGAAGAAACAGAAGAACCGGTTGAAGAAGCAGTAATTGAAGAAACTGAAAAAAGTGAATAG
- the fusA gene encoding elongation factor G, with translation MARKVNLEKIRNIGIMAHIDAGKTTTTERILFYTGRLHRMGEVHDGAATMDWMEQEKERGITITSAATTADWRGNVVNIIDTPGHVDFTVEVERSLRVLDGAVALFCAVGGVEPQSETVWRQADKYNVPRIAFVNKMDRVGSDFYNVLDMIRERLGANPVPLQIPIGEGELFTGLIDLIEMKAVLYNETSLGAEFEEAEIPNDLLEKAQQYRTDILEAVSEYDEDLMEKYLEGEEISVQELKNAVRIAALDLKITPVFCGSAFKNKGVQRLLDGVIDYLPSPMDKGEIAGTNPHNDQEAVRKPSDEEPFAALAFKIMVDPFVGRLTFFRVYSGSIDAGSYIYNSVSGKKERVGRLLQMHANSREDITSVQTGDIAAVVGLKNTRTGDTLCDQSKQIVLESMNFPEPVISVAVEPKTKADQDKLSQSLVKLSDEDPTFHVRTDDETGQTIISGMGELHLEIIVDRLLREFKVGANIGKPQVSYKETITRKVEGVEGKFVRQSGGRGQYGHVVVDVEPNETGKGFEFVDNIVGGSIPKEYINPVKQGIQDAMKNGVVAGYALEDIKVRLFDGSFHDVDSNEMAFRVAGSMALKNAAKAAGAVLLEPVFSIEVVVPEEYMGDVIGDLNSRRGKISGILPRKDAQVVSGHVALSEMFGYATALRSVTQGRAIYSMQFSHYEKVPDAIAKEIIEKSQNTEK, from the coding sequence ATGGCTAGAAAAGTAAATTTAGAAAAAATTAGAAACATAGGCATTATGGCTCACATCGATGCCGGTAAGACAACTACGACAGAACGGATTTTGTTCTATACTGGTCGTCTGCACCGCATGGGTGAAGTTCATGATGGCGCTGCAACAATGGATTGGATGGAGCAGGAAAAGGAACGTGGAATTACGATTACTTCTGCTGCTACAACCGCTGACTGGCGTGGCAATGTTGTTAATATTATTGATACTCCGGGTCACGTAGATTTTACTGTTGAAGTTGAACGTTCACTTCGAGTGTTAGATGGAGCTGTTGCTCTGTTCTGTGCAGTAGGTGGTGTAGAGCCTCAATCAGAAACAGTTTGGCGCCAGGCTGACAAGTATAATGTTCCAAGAATTGCCTTTGTAAATAAGATGGATCGTGTTGGGTCTGATTTTTATAATGTGTTGGATATGATCCGCGAGCGTTTGGGTGCAAATCCAGTTCCCTTGCAGATCCCGATCGGTGAAGGTGAGTTGTTTACTGGTCTTATTGATTTGATTGAGATGAAAGCTGTTTTATATAATGAAACATCTCTCGGCGCTGAATTTGAAGAAGCTGAAATCCCAAATGATTTGTTAGAGAAAGCTCAACAATACCGAACAGATATATTGGAAGCTGTCTCAGAATATGATGAAGATTTGATGGAAAAATATCTTGAAGGGGAAGAGATTTCTGTTCAAGAGTTGAAAAATGCTGTTAGAATTGCAGCGCTTGATTTGAAGATCACGCCGGTTTTTTGTGGTTCTGCCTTTAAAAATAAGGGTGTTCAGCGATTGTTGGATGGTGTGATAGATTATCTACCTAGTCCAATGGATAAAGGTGAAATCGCAGGAACAAATCCACACAACGACCAGGAAGCAGTTAGAAAGCCTTCTGATGAAGAACCTTTTGCTGCATTAGCCTTTAAAATTATGGTTGATCCATTTGTTGGACGCCTCACATTTTTTAGAGTGTACTCAGGTTCAATCGATGCAGGGTCATATATATATAATTCTGTAAGTGGTAAAAAAGAGCGCGTTGGTCGTTTGCTGCAAATGCATGCTAATAGCCGTGAAGATATTACTTCAGTACAAACAGGTGATATAGCAGCGGTTGTAGGATTAAAAAACACACGTACGGGCGACACACTTTGTGATCAATCTAAGCAGATTGTTCTTGAATCTATGAATTTCCCAGAGCCGGTTATTTCTGTGGCAGTTGAACCAAAGACTAAAGCTGATCAGGATAAGCTGAGTCAGTCACTTGTGAAATTAAGTGATGAAGACCCTACTTTTCATGTTCGTACAGATGATGAAACAGGTCAGACAATTATCAGTGGGATGGGAGAATTACATCTTGAGATTATTGTAGACCGTCTTCTTCGTGAGTTTAAAGTTGGTGCAAATATTGGCAAACCGCAGGTTTCCTATAAAGAAACAATAACGCGTAAAGTTGAAGGTGTTGAGGGGAAATTTGTAAGACAGTCTGGTGGTAGAGGTCAGTACGGACATGTTGTTGTTGATGTTGAACCGAATGAAACCGGAAAAGGTTTTGAGTTTGTTGATAATATAGTGGGCGGCTCAATTCCAAAAGAATATATTAATCCTGTCAAGCAGGGTATTCAGGATGCTATGAAAAACGGCGTAGTTGCCGGTTATGCACTTGAAGATATAAAAGTTCGTTTGTTTGATGGTTCATTTCATGATGTTGATTCAAATGAAATGGCCTTTAGGGTTGCAGGGTCTATGGCCTTGAAAAATGCAGCGAAAGCAGCAGGTGCTGTTCTTTTAGAACCTGTTTTTTCAATTGAGGTAGTTGTTCCGGAAGAGTATATGGGCGATGTAATTGGTGACCTAAACTCAAGACGTGGAAAAATATCAGGTATCTTACCAAGAAAAGATGCACAAGTTGTAAGCGGACATGTTGCTCTTAGCGAGATGTTTGGATATGCTACAGCGTTGAGATCAGTAACACAAGGTAGGGCAATTTATTCAATGCAGTTTTCACACTATGAAAAAGTGCCGGATGCAATTGCAAAAGAAATTATAGAAAAATCACAGAATACAGAAAAGTAA
- a CDS encoding 30S ribosomal protein S12, giving the protein MPTINQLIRKGRKTITKKNKAPALGACPQKRGVCTRVYTTTPKKPNSALRKVARVRLTNAMEVTAYIPGEGHNLQEHSIVLIRGGRVKDLPGVRYHIVRGTLDTTGVEDRKQSRSKYGAKKPK; this is encoded by the coding sequence TTGCCAACGATTAATCAATTAATTCGTAAAGGTAGAAAAACCATTACGAAAAAAAATAAGGCTCCGGCACTCGGCGCCTGCCCTCAAAAGAGAGGGGTTTGTACACGTGTTTATACAACGACACCAAAAAAGCCAAACTCGGCTTTACGTAAAGTTGCTCGTGTTCGCTTAACAAATGCCATGGAAGTGACAGCATATATTCCGGGTGAAGGACACAACTTGCAAGAGCACTCCATCGTTTTGATTCGCGGGGGACGTGTTAAGGATTTACCAGGTGTTCGCTATCATATTGTACGCGGAACCTTAGATACTACAGGTGTTGAAGACCGTAAGCAGAGTCGGTCTAAGTATGGCGCAAAAAAACCTAAATAA
- the rpsG gene encoding 30S ribosomal protein S7: MPRRRRPQKRVILPDPKYKDLVVAKFINGLMYDGKKSVAEKSFYAALDIVESKLKKDPLVIFKKAMENVAPMLEVKSRRVGGATYQVPIEVRDNRKQALSIRWLIRYSRLRNEKTMAERMAAEFMMAFKNEGASVKKREDTHKMAEANKAFAHFRW, encoded by the coding sequence ATGCCGAGAAGAAGACGGCCTCAAAAAAGAGTTATATTGCCTGATCCAAAATACAAGGATCTTGTTGTTGCGAAATTTATAAACGGCCTAATGTATGATGGGAAAAAGAGTGTTGCAGAAAAATCATTTTATGCTGCACTTGACATTGTAGAAAGTAAGTTGAAAAAAGATCCGTTAGTTATTTTTAAGAAGGCAATGGAAAATGTTGCTCCGATGCTTGAGGTGAAATCCAGACGGGTAGGTGGGGCTACTTATCAAGTGCCTATCGAGGTTCGTGATAACAGGAAACAGGCATTGTCAATTCGTTGGCTGATTCGCTATTCGCGCTTGAGGAATGAGAAAACAATGGCAGAAAGAATGGCTGCTGAATTTATGATGGCTTTTAAAAATGAAGGCGCCAGCGTTAAAAAAAGAGAAGATACACACAAGATGGCTGAGGCTAACAAAGCTTTTGCTCATTTCAGATGGTAA